A window of the Enoplosus armatus isolate fEnoArm2 chromosome 5, fEnoArm2.hap1, whole genome shotgun sequence genome harbors these coding sequences:
- the tmem97 gene encoding sigma intracellular receptor 2 isoform X3 — protein MMAVRVLEVFFFFYFASHIPITLFIDLQALLPGRVYPQPLKDLLGWYAEEFKDPMVLDPPEWFKSFIFCEALLQTPFFPIAAYAFLKGGCKWIRTPAIVYSTHVATTLVPILAHVLFYQFPVKPHPGPQTPQERWLLVSIYAPYLLVPVLLLLTMLLSSTYNSTSKSGHTSAKAKKKN, from the exons ATGATGGCTGTCCGTGTGTTGgaagtcttcttcttcttctatttcgCCTCTCACATTCCCATCACATTATTCATTGACTTGCAGGCTCTGCTACCCGGACGTGTGTACCCTCAGCCG CTGAAAGATCTCCTGGGGTGGTATGCGGAGGAGTTCAAAGACCCCATGGTGCTGGATCCTCCGGAGTGGTTCAAGTCTTTCATTTTCTGCGAGGCACTGCTTCAAACTCCCTTCTTTCCCATTGCAGCCTACGCTTTCCTAAAAG GTGGTTGTAAGTGGATCAGGACTCCTGCCATCGTGTATTCCACACATGTGGCCACCACGCTGGTCCCGATCCTGGCTCACGTCCTCTTCTATCAGTTCCCCGTGAAACCCCACCCTGGTCCGCAGACCCCGCAGGAGCGCTGGCTGCTGGTCTCCATATATGCCCCGTACCTGCTGGTGCCTGTGCTTCTGCTCCTCACCATGCTGCTGTCCTCCACATACAACTCCACCTCCAAGTCCGGACACACCTCAGCCAAAGCCAAGAAGAAGAACTGA